TTCTACTTCAACCATGATTCTATGAAATTTAAATCCACAGACTAATCCATGTCATGCTGGCTAACCAAAGGCAAACAAAACCCACCCACTCTCCTTTGGAAGCTTGACCAGCAGCAAGGAATCTTATTAGGCGAACTTTTATTACATGCTACGAGCACAAAGAATCACTATAGACCCGAACGAATTTTCCAATTCAACCAAATGCATCTGGTGGCAGTCACAGGCATCAGTAAGCAGTAACCACACTGCACATCACTATGATACTAGTAGCGTCCAACAAGAGATCCACATGCCATATTTACTATCTACAATAATAACACAACTCGTACATGCATACAATGCCTGGTCAGCGCGGATTGATGCTGGGCACAACGCCGCTGAGCAGGTTGCTACCAGAAACCTCCATGGAGGCAATGTAGTGATCATCCGAAGAAGCCATCCGCGATGCCGACGATGCTGTGGGTGTGCCAGTGGTGTTGCTGCTGCTAGAGCCCATCGCCAAGGCACCGGACTCTGACGATGCTATGTTCTCTGTCCCCGGCGTCATCTGCCTTATCCCCTCAAGCTCCCGAACCACCTCCACCATGGATGGCCTCGCGTCCGTCTCGTCCTGGCAACACCGCAGCGCCAGCGCGGCAAACCTCTCCATGCATTCTGCGGGGTATGAGCCCATCCGGTTATCAACCACCGAGAATATCATTCCCGACTGATTGGCTGCCAACACTTCTCTGACTATATTTCTTCCATGAGAAATTGGCTGCATCCCGGTCAGTAGTTCCAAGAACACGACACCCAGGCTGTACACGTCGCTTTTGTCCGTAAGCTTATGAGTGAGGAAGTACTCAGGGTCAAGATAGCCCTGCAAAAGTGAAGAGAGGAAAATTGGTTATTGATCATGATGTGCGCAGTGTATTTCACTATCTCAGGAAGCACCAAAATAGACAAACAGTGTATGCTAGTCTACTTACCGGGGTACCCTTTACAACAGTGGAGACATGGCCAGGGGCACTCCCCTCTGTTTCTGGCAATGGAGCGAGCCGCGAGAGACCAAAATCAGCAACCTTTGCGACAAACCTCGAGTCCAGTAGAATATTGCTAGCTTTGATGTCACGATGGTATATTGGAGGGTCTGCTTCCGTGTGCAAATACAGGATACCACGTGATGATCCCAGCGCAATCTGTAGCCTCATGGGGAAATCTAGAGGCACTTTAGCTTTAGCTGTCACATAGATAAGTGTTCGTGAAACTTGTCAGGTCAGAAAGACAGTATATCAGAAGCAATACTGCAGAAATTCCAAATCTTTGGAAGCACAACTTTTGGAACAGAGGAGGTAATATGAATGCACAATGATCCACACCAACGAAAGATGCATAATTTTGTGTTTCAATAACATTTTTCAACTGGAAATGAGAATGAACAATGTGATTGTATAGctgtagaaaaagaaaataaagggaaattgcttgggtgcAAGTCACACAAGCCAGAAACATAGGGTTTGTGATGCTTTTAAAGTTCTATTTTTTGGTCCAATTGAATAACTATAAGTAAAGTTTAAGGTGATTATAGTGGCACTGAATAAGCTCTCACCTGAAAGATGATCACGTAGATTACCATTGGGCATAAACTCATATACCAGCATCTGCAATATAGGCTTAACACAGTGAGGCTATATCACAGTAATGTTGAATATTAAATACATTACCTACTAGGAACTCATCCATATCATGACTTCCAAAAGGATGGAATAGGTTCCACATGTGCATTAGAAGCAGCAAATTTTGTATGTCAACTTTTACACAACTCAGTTCAAAAGAAGCAAGCGATTGAATAATCAACAACATTTGATGCAATTGAATTTAAAATTTGCATTCTttagggaaaaaaagaaaaggtttGCAGGGACGACCTGCTCGTCTTCTTCGTCACAATAACCAAACAAAGAAACCAGGTTACGGTGATGCAGCCTGGACAGCAATTCTATCTCTGTGAAGAATTCCTTTGAACCCTGAAGAGATCCTTGCTGTGCACGTTTTATGGCTACAACTGTTCCATCAGCCAACAAACCTCTGTATACTTTGCCATACCCTCCTTGGCCAATCAGTGTTGAATCATCGAAGTCATTTGTACAATGTGACAATTCTTCAAAAGTAAAGTCCTTCACACCAGCAATTTTCATTGAGATTCTTTTTGCTGCAACAAAAGACAAAACCTTGTCATTCGAACAGCAGAGAGGAAGACAATAGTAAATCATATGGAAGGGATAGAGTTATATGCACATTAAGTGCTTTACTAAAATAGtaagtaaataaataaataaagagggGGCCAATTGAAACAATATTCCATTTTCAAAAATTACAAACTTTCTAACTGTTGACTACTTAAGACCGTAGAGAGTATAGGTGGAGGGTTTACCAGAACGTTTCTTTGAAGAGGAATGTTTTGAACGTCTTCTCAATATGACGATTGTAATTAGGGATGAAAGAATGGCAGCTGCAGCAAATGCGGCCATGACTATCCCAACAATGGCACCCGTACTCAGACTGGACTTTGTACCATGAGGTAATACTGGAAAGAGAGCAATGAGAACAGATGAGCTCTCTATCTTCTAGGCATGCTACAATTATGGAAATTTAAACTGATCAAGAATATGCAGCAAACTTAGGTTAGTAAGATTTTCATAACATTAAGTTTTGTAGGCATGTTTGATCAACAGCGCCATGTGAGTGCTACACCCCAAAGTCCAAACTATTCATTTGGGATATTCATGTTCCATTATTATTCATGCGGGATATCATATTCCACTGTATCATTTAGGCTCATACATCCTTTCCTTAACTTGCTGAGCCTTACCAAGTCACATCGGCTTTTGGTCACATACATTTCTCACAGTTTCTGGTTAGGTGCAAGTTTGCAATAACGCCTTGTGTGAGATTTCAAATGAGGTACAAGTGTGGTGCTCAGCTGGGCAAAGAGGATTAGAGTCCTAGGTTCAGTCTAGCTGTTCTTTGTTGGTTTATTGCCCTCCCTAAGCATGTATTGTGAACATATGCTTGGAAGAGCATATGTAAGACTGTTTTTTCCTTCTTAATATAAAGATACGCAGCTCCACTACATATTCGAGGAAAAAAAGATGCAAGGTATCCTTATCATAGTTAACCTCACGAAAACTCTAATCTAAACCTCTGAAAACTATACAATACAGAAATGAAAATAATAGATGCTGAGAAAAGATAGCATACTGTTGTTGTACCACCCTGGGTTGAAGTTGATAAGCTCATAGGGCCCAAATATGTCAGAGTCAGGAATCTGCCAACCTGTGAACATACCTCTGAGCCTGGATACCTCACTTGCATTGAAAAGGATAGTGTTATTTGGAAATAGTTTCAGGTACATCTTCAGCCTTGGGCCTTCTTCCCACATAAAAGTAGAGACTTCTAATTGGTACGACAACAATGAAAGCCCAGATGATAAGTACTGCTGAAATAGGACCTCATAGGGAACAAAATTCGAAAGCCCAGGACTCTTAAGCCGGTAATCCACATAAAGTGGAACGGCACATGAGCACGGTATTGGTGACATTGGCACTCTTTCATAAGGTAAGTCGGTAGAACATGGTCCACAAAGTGTACTGTTACTTGAGGAACCTCCATGTGCAACAACTGGCGTTGATTGACAATACTGAGAAATATTCTGTTGGTTTTGAACTGTGCATACAGGGTTTCCATGTAACCTAAACATGACGAGTTAAGGCAGAAAAAGTAAGGCATTGAAACAGATGCAGCGGTAAGCTTTATAGAATATACACTTCAGTTCTTGATGAACTGCATTTTCTTTTGCAAATTAGAATTGAAGTAACTATTAGTTTTTGTTACTAGAATCAAAATCAAGGAAGTCATAGGCTACATCATGACATTGTAAGACTTATCATCAATCAACCCTTTTTTTTAGAAAATGGCCAAATGCAAAGTTATACAGAAGGGAGCATATGGATAGGGTGTAACAGAGAAAACAGAAACCATCTTTCACTTCGTTTCTGCCAATTAGCAACAGAAACAACAGATCTTCCAGAAAGTTCTGACACCAAATGCTCAACTGGGCATGTTTATATTAAAAAAAACATATGTGGTTTTCCCCAAATACTATGATACATATCTATATCAGACCATGTAAGGCACAAATTGTACATTGTTCTAGCATGAAACGACCAATAGCACCATAACTCCAACATGACACCACCCTTTTCTTGGGACTTGGGGCTCGCCCGAAAAAGGTTACATATTGTAACCTTCACTTATGGGCACCAATAAATGAAATTGAATGGAATCAAAAGAAGTGTGAAACCTCAGGCAACTTATAGAGGGGCTTGGATTTTTTTCCATCAGTTTAGTAGCAATATTTGGAACAAATCAACATATAGAAAAAAAAACTAAGCTAAGTACCGGTGTACCGAGACAAACAAGGCAAGGTAGGTGACTACAAGGTATTCTTCTTATATGCTGATATGCTCTGATGTTCAAACAAAAAACGTCCCCCAAATCCTAGCTAGATAGTATGTTGAAGCAGAAGTATTTTTGAAGCTACTAAAACATAGATAGGTCATCATAATTTCTTTATTAGCAAAGGTCATCAAACCAATCAGTGGTAACATAACATCTTTCTAATAACTAAAAGAAGTCAATATATTATTCATAATAAGAAGAAAGCAATAATATAAATGCATACAGGATGGTAACATTGTCAGGGGGTGAAAGAGGAGTTGATAGATTGGTGAGAGCATTGTTCTGGAAATCCCTGTAAAATATTCAATAGAGAATTAGACTATCAATTACCTTGTTCTAGAAAAATATGATAAGGAGTGAAGATTTGAATGTCTTACAGTATAAGACTTCTATTTCCACTGAGATCAATATTTTGCCAGATATTAGAAGGAACAGAGCCATCCAAGTTGTTGTTGTCCAGTGACCtgaacaaagacaaaagaagtCTAAGTTCAGTCTGATCTGACTGACCGTTTGTCCATTTTAGAGCATAACTACCATGCAATGCCTACTGTTTGAGATAAAGAAACTATGGTCAGTGAAAGATAATTATTTTTTGCAGCATCGCAGTTATCTATTACCTTAAATCTATACATAAGTAAGAAGAGCCCTGTACTATAATAAGGCATATTGTAACAGTCACTATCAAGCAACATTGGTGTAAAAATTACCACCTCTGGTGCTATTATCCTTCATCTATGCAAAGCCTTCTACGGATGATGCAAAGGATCATCACATTAATTGCCCACATGAACATATAGATATCATGAAAAGGGTAAGATCGTACTTACAGTCTTTGGAGATTAGGAAGGCCAGAAAAACTTCCAGGAATGGAACCATTAAGGTGATTATGGGAAAGATCACTGCATGAATTGTGTACGTCAGTAATCACTGTCTATGCAATTAGAACGATCAATAAATGATAGTTCTAATCAAATGTTTAGTAAAATAAAAAGATGATATGATTTGTCTGCAAGGGATGTTTTATACATTGTAGTTATGTTGCTCGCAAATCGGCTGGAAGGTATGGGTCCCCTCAACTGATTCCAGCTAAGATCCCTGAAACAGCAATAAGACCAAGATGAGAAAAGACTGCCAAATTCTCCTAGGCATCATGGGAAAGTACTAAGAAATGTCCTGCTAATAATAAACAAAATGTAATTTCTTGTTCCCTAAGATGTGATGCTGTAGTAGAGAAGTTTACACATACAAGTAGCCAAGTTGGGGTATTCCACTGACATCAGGAACAGGTCCTTCCAAGCTGCAGTTCCTCAAACTCCTAATGATGAGCATCAATTACATTAATTGATAATTGTAATCAACACTGTCCCAGGAAAAAACTAAGCAGAAAACTGAATATACATTGTTTTTCCTCGAACGCACAGGAGAGCTACACATTATTAATGTTACAAAGAAGAAAAAGAGTCTAAGAAGACTCATACATGCTCAACAAGCAACGTTTTGTTACATGACGACTCGCCTgaggaaaataataaaaaaacaaCCAGCGACCGAGAAAACTGAATTCATTGTTGAGATGCACTGCAGCTTTACACCTTACTGTGCAAGGCATTCAAAGGCAAGCCCCATTGCGAGTAATGAACTGCACATAATTTTGAACATCTCATGTGTGCAAGCCTAGATTTTAGCATTATAATTTATAATACCTTAAATTTTAGTAAGAACTAGTTAAAATTCTTGGTTATATATCCTCATTTTTTCATAGGGCCTTTCTCTCACTAGATTAGAAATGATAGTTCATTGCGGTGGGGGAGGTTATCCTATAAACTTCAACTAGTGATTTATATCACGATATGCACATTCATACAGGGATTTCTGCTGCAACCTATCCCAATGTTCCAACAATTCTGTACTCTTTTGATATTCATAAGCTAGGTTACAAAATGTTAGGAGATAGACAAACCAATATTAATCAAACTATTTCCTCAGATAGTCACTATGAGAGACAAACAAACAGCTTAATCAGATGATCGGAAATGAACCAAATGTCTTAAGTTTGGTTAATCAATACTGTAGTATATAACTAATAATTGGACAAGGTACAATGTGCATTTTACTTTGTAGATCACTGACAGGCCCTTCGGAAGTCATCAATAGTCAGGGGCAAAATATGCTATTCGATCAATATCTATGCTACAGTTACTAATATAAATAAGCAATAATATAGAAGTACAAATCTACATGTCCagatttccttttttttcctatCAAAGATCCAACCAAATGAAGGGAAATTGTCATGGAAATTGGTAAATAACAATGAGGGTATGGATTTCCATTTTCTGATACTAAAATTCATTAGAGAACAAAAATACAAGAATGAAAAAGGAGGTAAAATAAACTTACAATTTCAGAAGTGTCATGATGTTGCCATAAGATGGAGGAACTGAACTTCCAGAGAAATTATTATTGTCTAGTTGACTGGGAATGTTTTAAAAAGATGCTAGTTAGAAATGAAATGGAAAATAGATGTTATATGTTCTAGAATGTGAAATTGAAAGTGCATGTTCAAATATTTGAAGAAAGTGAACTGCTCAATGTGCAATCCATAGGATCTTTCTTTTCAACTAGTTTTGATTATTGTTGGTCAAGAAAGAGTGGAAAGCACCCAAAAATTAACAGAACTATAGTTTGATAGCAGGTCCGGTCACTAGATTATAGTGTACTTTTAGCAAGAATAAAGCACCTTAGAGATCAGAATAAAACCAAATTTAAACCAACACTACTGCATGGTCTACAGTAACCAGTTAAATAAAGTTTTCACTGAGAAAACTGAAGGAATGATAAAAATACATTAGCTGCTATTGCCACAAAAGAAGTTTAGACCCACACAGATTAATACTTTGTGGTCCTCCGAAACCTGTAGATTAGCAATACTTAAATTCAATCGAGCTATGAAACAACAGATATGAGTAACCACTGCAAGTGAATTGTGAACTTCATGCCAAGGCAAACGTTATCCAATTCCTGATTGAAGAATGTTAGGCAACGCAGCTGTAACATCCCAGGTTTCTCCCGGAATGTTGTCAATGTTCAAAACTGtgaaatttcaaaaacttttcgtGCATGTGCTGTTGCTAGTACCAAAAATAAGTATAAGTTTTCTCCATCTAGAAATCCTAGTAAATTTTACTTAACATTTGGAATCAAGGCCATTAAAATGTTAGTGTGAATTATTTGAAGTCTCTTGGATTTAATTGCAATTCTTCATGTTTGGAATTGGGAATTGATTTTAATTGAATGGTTCCCAATTTGTTTGATTCAATtgagtggaatttgaatttgaatgggccattcaaattcaaactcaAAGGCTAATCACTTAAACACCCCGTGGGCCGACAGCCCAAGCCAGCCTAAACCTCCTTCCCGTGAGGCAGCCCACTAGcacacggcccagcccagctcctctcctctctttcctttctttccccGCGTAACGCGCCCCGCAGgccgcggcccagcccagccagaCGCCCCCGTCGCCGCGTCCCTTCACCTTCCTcccggggcagctgacaagcggggcccgcttgtcagctttcccttcCTCCGCTCGCCCGCAGTGCTCCACTCGCTCCACCCTGGCTCCGCTCGCTCCGCCCCTCGACAAGGCGCTCCAACCGCCGTTCCCCTTTCGCCCGCGCCTTTTCCCCTTTCCCCTttcgccgcggccccgctcgcTCGCGTCACCGGCCTGCGCCGCGCCTCGCCTGTCCCCGCACTGCGACACGGGAGCGAAACCGTCGCGCCTCCCGTGTTGGCCACCGAGCCACGCCGCACCGCCGTgatgccgccacgcgtcccggcCCGGACGCTGAGGACCCCCTGCCGCAGCCGCTCCCGAAACCCTGGCGCCGCGTATAAGAGCACCGGCCGCTcccgaaaccctagccgccccTGCCTTTCCCCTTCCGCTGGCGCCGCAccagaagaggaagaggagaagagGGAAGGGGAGGAGAAGAGGAGCGCGAGGAGGGGGAGGACTACGCCGCCGCACCGGAGCATCTCCACCAGGCCGGCGCCCGGACAACAACATcaacgccgccgcgcgccctgcACGGCCCCGACCCGCCTGCACCGACCAATCACCGCGTCAAGGACCTCGCAAGCGAGCCCACCGGTGAGCCTCACCGCCGCCTCCCCTATCTTCTTTGCTACCGGCGTGAGCCTCGGGCCGCCGATGAACCCTCTTTAGCCCGGCCTTAGGACCCCTTTTCTCCCATCCGGCCGCTGTGCCGCTTTTTCTGCAGGGACCCGTCGCGCCACAGCTCACCCCGCAGCCGCCGTCGCCCTCTGCCGCCGCGTCGTGTCgcgggcccgggatgccggtgccccgtgcacggcacggccacgccgcggccctcgGAGGCTAGGACCCGCGCGCGTGCATGCACACCTATGCCGCGAGGCTGAGCCTTGCCCCAGCCTCGCCACGCCACCGCTGAGCCGAGCCACGGCTGCACCACCGCCGTCACGTCTCTACCGCCGTTGGCGCCGCGCCACAACCCCGCCACGGCCTTGCCGCGCGCGGTGACCGCGCGACGcagccgcgacgtcgcgttcacGTCGCGGCCAAGACCCTCGGCCAAGCCCCTCAGCCAAGCCCCTCGGTCATTCCCCCTCGGTCATTCCCCCTCTGTCATTCCCTCTCGGTCATTCCCTCGAACGCACACGCACAGCATCTACACACGCGCACACACACCACTGCCTGCCACACCGGATCTGGCAGCCACACCAGATCCGGAGTGAGAccgacaagcgggccccgcctgtcggggGAAGCAAGGAGCGCTGCGCCCTAGGCCGGTCTtgtcagagagagagggagagagtggTGGGCTGTGGGCCCGCCTGTTAAGCCGAGCCGGCCTACATGCCCAGCCAGCCCAAggaccgagccggcctgctgagccgcaggccgagctgacccGTGAAGCCAAGCTGAGCCTGGATGGGCCTCGAGCAGGCCTAACCCCCTCTGGGCCCAGAACCGAGCCGagcctttcccttttctttttcttttaccCGGCCTGACCGAGGGCCCCACCTGTTAGCCTCGGGGTGAGGTTGACCAGTGGGACCCACCGACccccttgaccgttgaccgttgaccggtccaCGCTGACGTTAGCAGGTACTGACCCCACcaatgacgtcatgctgacgtcagcatgccacgtggcacgttCTGGTGCGGCCACGTGTCAATGCTGAATGTTTTTCTTTtccgaaattcttttattaatttcagaaataggtttttccttataaaattcataataaatcgaccggaccaccgaaaattatgaaaccaatttcataactcttctaaaatcatgaactaccCGTTGGAGTAGGTTtcgtggtgatttggatcttatttgaagAGTTTTGTGCATTTTTGCACTTTGATCCTTGCCCTTACTCGtttttacgaataggacccgactacgaggagttgaccgacggccaggaccacccggaagcccaggaggacttcgaagagacgccaggttcacgtcCATCTACGATCTGAattcctattaggcattgcttgttaGATATGCTATCGCTACTTGTGTAATTTCATCAAGGtgaacctgcatagcctatCTTGTTTACCCgtactccttgcaatcctatcTCACATGTTtactatatgaaatgccttgccgtatcttgaatgtgtatgtgtggaaaTGGAAgaatagtcttggcgtgtgtggagATACTATATTCAAGAGTTGGTGTTTAGGGCTTTAGCCGAGAGTGGGCGAACTTAACTCGATTGTGGATCGAgagcttggggtgtgtatcttggcacaccctacggagtacctgtggcgggtacaactTTTTGGTTATATGGTTGAGGTGTTGGGGGCACCCGTCAAGGGTGCAATCGCGGACCACCGAGGTGGAGACGCatatgacgaagatgcccgcttcagCAGTTAAGGACCGactgagagtaactatgacttgtgggaatatgttaagcgtgcacaccacttacccattatgagggtgggcccggtccggggcTAACAAGtacggtaccaagccggtaggaggatcgagtatcggtgcaggggaaggaggtgctaatctcacgttccccgagacgcatgggaggcttcacagtcccggagcgacctcttgtgggaggatgc
The sequence above is drawn from the Panicum hallii strain FIL2 chromosome 7, PHallii_v3.1, whole genome shotgun sequence genome and encodes:
- the LOC112899773 gene encoding probable LRR receptor-like serine/threonine-protein kinase At1g06840 — protein: MGQTMLQPQVFFLCSIILTFYFALLQPVTAQITAPWEVDALKAIRGSLIDPLERLNSWNRGDPCTGNWSHVICYNATSKIDGYLHIQELQLLALNLSGTLAPELGQLSQMRIMDFMWNSIGGSIPKEVGNITSLELMLLNGNQLNGSLPEEIGFLPNLNRIQIDQNQISGPIPKSFANLNKTKHFHMNNNSLSGQIPPELSRLPSLVHLLLDNNNLSGYIPPELSKLPKVLIIQLDNNNFSGSSVPPSYGNIMTLLKLSLRNCSLEGPVPDVSGIPQLGYLDLSWNQLRGPIPSSRFASNITTIDLSHNHLNGSIPGSFSGLPNLQRLSLDNNNLDGSVPSNIWQNIDLSGNRSLILDFQNNALTNLSTPLSPPDNVTILLHGNPVCTVQNQQNISQYCQSTPVVAHGGSSSNSTLCGPCSTDLPYERVPMSPIPCSCAVPLYVDYRLKSPGLSNFVPYEVLFQQYLSSGLSLLSYQLEVSTFMWEEGPRLKMYLKLFPNNTILFNASEVSRLRGMFTGWQIPDSDIFGPYELINFNPGWYNNILPHGTKSSLSTGAIVGIVMAAFAAAAILSSLITIVILRRRSKHSSSKKRSAKRISMKIAGVKDFTFEELSHCTNDFDDSTLIGQGGYGKVYRGLLADGTVVAIKRAQQGSLQGSKEFFTEIELLSRLHHRNLVSLFGYCDEEDEQMLVYEFMPNGNLRDHLSAKAKVPLDFPMRLQIALGSSRGILYLHTEADPPIYHRDIKASNILLDSRFVAKVADFGLSRLAPLPETEGSAPGHVSTVVKGTPGYLDPEYFLTHKLTDKSDVYSLGVVFLELLTGMQPISHGRNIVREVLAANQSGMIFSVVDNRMGSYPAECMERFAALALRCCQDETDARPSMVEVVRELEGIRQMTPGTENIASSESGALAMGSSSSNTTGTPTASSASRMASSDDHYIASMEVSGSNLLSGVVPSINPR